The following are from one region of the Arachis duranensis cultivar V14167 chromosome 10, aradu.V14167.gnm2.J7QH, whole genome shotgun sequence genome:
- the LOC107470335 gene encoding uncharacterized protein LOC107470335: MSPYQLVYGKACHLPVELEHKTYWAIRYLNLDSEAVGIKRMLQLNELDKFRYSAYENSKLYKERNKLLHDRKIAIRVFEPGQRVLLYNSRLKFFPGKLKSRWSGSFMATGASPYGHVEIQEENSDRKFTVNGQRLKHYLGGEIDRQRSTHLLN; the protein is encoded by the coding sequence ATGTCCCCTTATCAGTTGGTCTAtggcaaagcctgtcacttgccagttgagCTGGAGCATAAAACTTACTGGGCAATCAGATACCTGAACCTTGATTCAGAAGCTGTAGGAATTAAGCGAATGCTTCAATTGAATGAGCTTGACAAATTCAGATACTCAGCCTATGAGAATTCTAAGCTCTATAAGGAGAGAAATAAGCTATTGCATGACAGGAAGATAGCCATcagagtctttgaaccaggaCAGAGAGTGCTTCTgtataattcaaggctcaaatttTTTCCCGGGAAGCTGAAATCCCGATGGTCAGGATCATTTATGGCTACCGGAGCTTCACCATATGGACATGTGGAAATACAGGAAGAGAATTCTGACAGAAAATTTACAGTGAATGGCCAGAGGTTGAAGCACTATCTTGGAGGCGAGATTGATCGCCAGAGGTCCACTCATCTGCTGAACTAG